From the genome of Candidatus Thermoplasmatota archaeon:
ATGCTGGACTGGGCGCTCGCGGCGCCCGCGAGGGCGAGCATGCCGACGAGCAGCACCGCGAGCGCGGTGAAAGGCCGGAGGAACCGGCGGGCGTTCGACTTCAGGCCGTGGATCGTGTTGTTCGCAACCATGTGCGTCACCAGGCTAACCTCGCCTCGGGGGGTGATAAGCAACCTGGATGCGGGTGTGAAACGCCTACGGCAGCGCGACGAACGGCGCGTAGGAGAAGGTGGCGGCGGCCCGGTTGTCTTCCGGCCGCGCGTCGCCCGCGCGCGGCTCCATCGTGACCGTCACGCGATACTGGTCGGCGGGCATCGGCGTGAGGCCCGCGCAGAACGGAGCGAGGTCGGCCTGTCCGCAGAAGCCCGAGAAGTCGCGCGTGAACGTCGCGCGCGCGCCGGGGGCGAGGCGATGGGGGTTGCCCCAGGAGCACACCTCGCGTCCGAGGGCCGCGCCCACCGGGGTCGTCGCGCGCACGCAGGCGTGGAGCTGCGCGTCCACCGACCCTCCGCCCGTGTTGACGGCCTCCACCGTCACGCGCAGATAGGGGCTCGCGAAGCCCGCGGGACCGACCGAGAGGGCGGTCACGACGAGGTCGTGCGGTCCGCCCGCCGCGTGCGCGGGGGCGACGAGCGCCGCCGCGATCGCAAGGATGACGGCGAGCGGGCGCGCGTGCACGCGTCCGCGTGGGCTTCACGCCCTATAAGCATAGGCCTGTCCGCGCGGGAGGGGGCGGCCCGGACCTTGGCACGGTCGGCGAGCCTTCCCCGGAGCATGGGGAGCATGAGGTCGGCTCGGGCGCGTGTGACGGACGCGCCCATCGGGTCGCGCGCCGCTCCCGGCGGCACGGGCACGGCACCCATCCTGCGGAGGGGTCATAAGCGTTGAGCCAGGGGGCCCGGACGTGTGGTTTTCCCCTGGAAAAGGGGGAGAGAACGGGCGATCCGGAAGTCCCGGGAAAACCCCTGCGAGCCCGGACCGGGGGCCGGGCGGAGGGCGCTGCCGCGGGTCATCCGCGATCGATTCCCGCGACGCTCCGGGCTCGGGGCGGGCTGGGAAAGCTTAAAAAGGGCAACGGACCCTAACGGGGCCCGAGGGCCTATGGCGAAGGAACAGAAGGGCGCTGGATTCCAGCAGGCGGCCGGTCTCATCCGCTATTTCGATGCGGAAGAGGAGACGGCCATCCACATCGACCCGCGCATCGTCCTCGGGCTCGCCCTCGGCACGGCCTTCCTCGTCCTCTTCCTCCACTGGTACGCGCCGGTCTGAGGAGGCGTATTGACGCTTCTTGCCGGCTCGATCCGGGGTCCTGACGGATTCTTCGAGGGTTGGCTCCGCGTCGACGACGGCCGCATCGCGCGGGTGGGCCGCGGCCCGCCGCCCTCGACCCCCGACCTCCGGGGCGTCGTCGTGCCGCGGCCGCTCAACGCCCACACCCACGTCGGGGACCACGTCGCGCGCGGGCTCGCCCCCGCGGGCGCGACGCTCGCCGACCTTTTCGAGCCTCCGCACGGCCTCAAGCACCGCGTCCTCGCCTCGACGCCGCCCGAGGCCCTGGTCGAGGGGATGCGCCGCGCCATCTCGGAGCTCGCCGCAAGCGGCGCGCGCGCCGCGCTCGACTTCCGCGAGGGCGGCGCGGACGGCGTCGCCCTCCTCGCGAAGGCCCGCGCACCGGACGCGCCGCGCGTCCTCGCGTTCGCGCGCCCGCCGCCTGGATCGGCCCCGGGCGATCGCCGCGCGATCCGCGAAGCCCTCGCCGAATCCGACGGGCTCGGCCTCTCCGCGCTGCGCGACGTGGGGATCGAGGCGGCGCGCGCGATGGCCGAGGAGGCGCGCGCGGCGCGCCAGCCCGTGGCGCTCCATTTCAGCGAAGCCGAGCGGGAAAGCGTCGAAGCGGCGCTCGACCTCCGTCCCGCCTTCGTCGTCCACGGCTCGCACATGACCCGGGACGATCTCGCGCGTCTCGCGGACGACGGCGTGCCGCTCGTCGTCTGCCCTCGCTCCAATCTGCGCCTCGCGAAGCTCGTCGACCTCGCGACCGCGCGCGGGGCCGGCGTCAGGATCCATCTCGGCACCGACAACGCGATGCTGCAGACGCTTTCACCTTGGGAGGAAGCCCGGACGCTCCGCGACGCCGGCGTCGCGGTCGATCTCGCGCTCGAGGCGCTTCTCGGTCCCGCGACGGGATTCGTCCTTGCGGGCATCGATGTGACGCCGGTCGAGGAGGACGCGCCCGCCCACCTCGCGGTTCTCGCCCCGCAGGGGACCGATCCACGCGCGGCCATGCTCGGACCATCCCCGCCCGTGCTCCTTGGCGTCGTCGGCGAACATCCATGAGGGAGGTCGGCGCTTCCGCCGCGTGAGCCGCCCGGACGACGCGTCTCTCGCGACCTTCGAGGACAAGACGCAGAAGGAGACGTTCGTCCGCGGAACGTTCGACGCGATCGCGCCGCGCTACGACCTCTTGAACCGCGTGATGTCCATGAGCCTCGACCGCTCGTGGAGACGCGCGGCCGCCGCGCTCGTCGAGCCTCGGGCGGATGGAACGTATCTCGACGTGGGCTGTGGCACCGGGGACCTCGCCCTCGCCGTGCTCCGCCGAGCCCCCGGCGCCCGCGTCGTGGGCGTGGACCTCGCGCGCGCGATGCTCGTCGAGGCTCGCCGCAAGGCGCCCGCGCTCGAGACGGCGCACGCCTCCGCCCTCGCGCTTCCGTTCCCGGACCGATCGATGGACGGGGCGCTCGATGCGTTCGTCCTCCGGAACCTCGCGGATCTCGACGCCTTCTTCCAAGAGGCCCGTCGCGTCCTGAAGCCAGGCGCGCGTCTGGTCAACCTGGAGATCGGTCGTCCTCGCGGGCGCGTCTTCGGCCCCCTCTACCGATTCTACTTCTACCGCGTGATGCCGCGTTTCGGTCGCGCGCTTTCGGGGAACTCGACCGCGTACCAGTATCTCGCGGACTCGGTCAAGGTGGTGGAGACGCCGGAGGCCATCGCGGAGCGCATGCGCCGCGCGGGCTTCGCGGACGTGCGCGTGAGGAGCTTCATGCGCGGCGCCGTCGCGGCCATCCACGGCCGGGCGTGATCACGCGGGCGCGGCGCCCGCGGACGGCGCGGGCGCGGGTTCGGCGAGGGGCTCGTCGGGCTTGAACGACAAGTAGACCCGCAGGACGAAGAGCGCGAGCGCGGTACCGATGGGCGCGTAGAGGAACGTCGCCGCGAGAAGGCCTGGACCCTCGCCGACGGCCCGCTGAAGCGGGCCGAGGAGGACGCTCGCTCCGCCGGTCGCAAGAAGGAGGAAAAGGAGCATGACGAGCGAGGTGCCGAGATGGTCGGCGACGAGGCGCACGCTCCCGCGGATCGCCGCGACGGGGCCCGATCCTTCCTTCACGATGATGCACGGCGCGAAGATGACGAGGAACTCGACGAGGAAGGCGCCGAGCGCGTAGTTCGTGAAGTAAGGCGTCCGGGGCGCCGCGAACAGGACGAAGATGGCGAGGCCCGCGAGGAGGAGGCGGTACACGAGGAACGCGCGGAAATGCCGACGCGCCCCTTCCGCGAAAACGTCGACGAACGAGGCGACCGGCGCGTCGGCGCGGTCTTCGTAGACGCGCATGAGGAGGGCGATGAAACCGCCCTCGGCGTAGGCGGTCACGATCACCATGAGCGCAAGGAAGGCGAGCGCAGGGGCGATCCCTGCGTCGCGGAGGAAGGCGAGCGTCGCCGCATTGTGGACGTCCGCGACGGAAGGCATCGCCTCCGGGATGGCGTAGGGAAACGTGGTGAGGCGATAGCCGCCGGGAAGCATCGCGGCGTCCCCGAAGGCGCCGAACACGAGGAGGGCGACGACGAGGCCCACGAGGTCGAAGAGCGCGACGGCGACGGCGGGGAACGGACGTCGAAGCACGGCATCGAGGCTCGACCCGAGCATCTCGCCGACGCCGAGCGCGCGTTCCATGCTATTCCTTGCTCTTCTTCTTGCGATCTTCCTCGACGATCCAAGGGAGCTTGTTGTTGCCCTTGCGCGCGGGCCGGAACCGGTACGGCTCGACGGCGCGACCAGCCTTCACGTGCTCCTCGAGGATGCGCCTCGCGCCCTCCTCGTCCACCCCGGCGTACCAGACGCCTTCGGGGTAGACGACGAGGTTGGGCCCGTGGCCGCACTGGTTCAGGCATCCGGCCGCGTTCACGCGGACCTCGTCACGGAGCCCGGCTTCCTTCACCCCGTCCTTGAGGATCGCCCGAATCGCGTCCACGGGTCCGTCCTTGCGGCACCATGGGCCTGCCGTGCACACGAAGACGTGGCGTTCGTAGGGTCGTTCGAGCCCCTCGTCACCCATCGTTCGCGGGACGTCGGTCGGTGGCTTAGCTTTTCGGCTCCTTTCCGTCGGCTTCTCCGTTCCCCGCGGGAAGCGTGAACCGGAACGTCGCGCCCCCGCCCGGCCGACCTTCCGCCCAGACGCGCCCGCCGTGGCGGCGGATGATGCGTTCGACCGTCGCGAGACCCACGCCCGTCCCGGGGAACTCGCTTGCGGGATGGAGCCGCGAGAAGGCCTTGAAGAGGAGCGGCGCCTGCGAGGCCTCGAATCCGACGCCGTTGTCCATCACGTGGTAGACGCGCTCGCCGCCGGTCTCCGTCGCGCCCACGGCGATGCGCGCCGAGGATACCCGGCCCGTGTACTTCCACGCGTTTTCGATGAGGTTCTCCATGACCGCGCGAAGGAGGACGGGGTCTCCTCTGGCCGGCAACCGCCGCGGTATCGCGACTTCCACGACACGCCCGGGCTCTCGCGCGCGCAGATCCGCGACCACGTCCCGCGCGATGTCGGCGAGGTCGATGTCCTTGCGATGGAGCTCGGTCCGCGTGACGCGGGAAAGCTCGAGGAGATCATCGACGAGCAGGCTCATCCGCGACTCTTCGGCAAGGATCCGGTCGACGAGCTCGAGCGCTTCGTCGTCGAGCGACTCCGTGTGCTCCTCGCGGAGGATGCGCGCCATGTATTCGATGCCGCGCAAGGGCGCGCGCAGGTCGTGGCTCACCGAATAGGAGAAGGTGTCGAGCTCCTCGAGGGCCGCTTTGAGATCCCGGTTCGCGGCCGCAAGCGCGCGCGTGCGCTGCCGCACGTGCTCCTCGAGCGCTTCGTTGAGCCGCCGAAGCCTTGCCTCGGCAAGGTGGCTCGTCGTCACGTCCTCGTGGGATGCGACAATCGTTCGCTGTCCCGAGGTGTCCCGGACGCCCTGCGCGTGGAGGACGAACCAGCGCTCCGCGTCGGGGCTGTGGCATGGGTACTCGTAGGTCCATCGCTCTCGCCTCCCGTCGAGGATCTCGCGGATTCCCTGGGCGACGACCCGCGCGTCCTCGCTTCCATCGCCGGTGGCCTCCTCGCAAAGCGCGACATAATCCACGCCGATCCCGTAGTTCGGAAGCGCAAGTCCGTTCTCGTCGCCGAACCGCCGCCACGCGACGTTCACCGCGGCAATCCTCCCGTGACCGTCGAGAACGGCGATGTTGAGCGGGACCGCGTCCAGGGATGCCTGGAGCAGGCGATCGGCGACGGCTAGATCCGTCTTGTTCTCCTCGTCCTGGAGCACGAAGACCGCCGCGCGGTCTCCGTCGCGCTCGACCGAGACGCCCGTGACGGTGACCGTGGCCGTTTTCCCTCCCGGGCGTCGGACGACGTCGCCGAACGAGCGCGCGAATTTCTCGCCTTCGAGGATGCGCGCCGCGGCGCATTGGTCGCGCGGATGGTCCTCCGCCGTTGCCCTGGGACGGTGGAGGAGCGCGAGAAGCGATCGACCCTTCTCGTTCTCGCTGGCGGGGAGGAGTTTCACCGCGGCGTCGTTCATCTGCTCGACGAAACCCGCGGCGTCCGTGACGACGACCGCGAAAGGCAACGACGCGAACAGGGCCTCCTTCAGGCGATATCGGCGTGTCAGGTCGTCGATGAGGGTGAGGGCGCGATCCGGGTCGCCATCGGTGAGCGCGGTCCGGGCGCGGTCGATCATTTCGACATCGCCTGACGTCGGCCGGACGGTCGGGGGCTCCTCGAGGGGCCGCTTGGAATGCACCTCGTGTTCCTCCTCGCGGACCCGTGGGGCCGCGATCGGGCCATGTTTCATGCGGCTCGTGCTTTAGTATTCTGGACGGGCTTCAGGCGGAGGCGGCTTCGAACACCTGGGTGAGAACGCGGACGAGCTCGGGCCAGCTGCGGTCGCCCGACCATCGTTCGGCCTCCCCTTTTCGGCGGGCGAACAGCGCTCGCCGTTCGCGCACCACGACGGTGGTGGGAACGCTCTTGACGCCGTAGCGGCGCGCCACCTCCGGGACCGTGTCCACGTCGACGGTCACAAACGTGAACCGGAGATCGGGGAAGCTGCGGCGCATCTCGCGGGCGGCCCTCAGGAACTTTGGCGTGTACGAGCGGCAGGGGGCGCACCAGGTGGCGCTGAAGTCGATGACCACGACGTCGTGCTCCCGGAGAAGGGCGTCGAAGTCGGTCTCGGTCGGATTCTCGACCACCGTCGCCACGGGTCCCCGTGTGCCCGTCCTCCGACATATAGCCTTGCCGCAACCGATCGTGATCCGTCCCTTTCATGACCACCTCGGGCGTTCGGCGCGTCATGCTGTCCCGTCGCCGCTCGGGCCGGGCCGCGATCGCGCTCGGCGTCATCGGCCTCGCGCTGCTTGCGCCCCTCGTGGTCCACGCGATCCAGTCCTCCCTTGCGGGAGCGGGCCGTCTTGCCACGTGGCAGGTCGTCGCAAGCGCGCTCGGCGCCGTCCTGGGGATCCTCGGGGGAGCGACGCTTCCGCGCACGGCGCGCGGCGCCATCCTCGTTGCCGCCGGGGGCGTGATCCCGATCCTCTTCCTCGCGCCCCTCGTCGCGTCCTCCTTCGCGTCGCTCGGTTCCTGGGAGAGTCTCGCCTTCGTCGCCGTCCACTTCTGGGCCTTCGGCCTCCTCTACGTCGGGGTGTCCGCGGCCCGGGGCCTCAGGCTCGAGGCCCGCGAGAAGCCGCTCCACTGGCATTCGCCGTGAGACCTACTCGGGAACGGGCGTCTCGGGGGCGGTCGGCCCGCGGGATCGCCTGAAGCCCCCGGCGAGCGTCGTCGCGAGGGCCCAGTCGGCGGCGTGCAGCGCGAGGGCCATGACGGGGCCCGCGATGATGCCGTCCGCGAGGCCGTCGCCTCCGATCACGAGGTAGCCGCCGACGGCCGCGGTCGCCGCGACGACGTCGGGCGCGAACAGGATGTGGAGCGCGTCGCCGCCCACGAGGAGCCCCAGGAAGCTTCCCGCGAAGGCCGTCCGGAAGCCGTCCGCGGCGCGGTTCGTGCGGACGCGGACGTGACGGGCCGCGAGGAGGGCGGCCGCGACGACGAATCCCAGGTGCACGACGACGCCCCGGCCCGGGACGAGCGTGCTCGCGAAGTAGGCGACGACGACGAGCGCGCCCGCCGAGAGGAACGCGACGCCCTTCCGGGGGAGGAAAATGAGCGACGCGCCGAGGAAGACAAGCGAAAGCCAGGTCATCTCGACGCCCGTCGCGAGCGGGAAATGCGCGTTGAAGGGATCCGTGGGCCCCGCGCCCAGGGGAACGCGAGCGCCGTCGGCCGCCACGCGGTACACCGCGAGGGAGGCGAATTCCGCCGGGAGGCCCGCTCGGCGCTCGGCGTGGTCCACCACGGCATACCATTCTCCCGCGCGCGGG
Proteins encoded in this window:
- a CDS encoding preprotein translocase subunit Sec61beta, whose translation is MAKEQKGAGFQQAAGLIRYFDAEEETAIHIDPRIVLGLALGTAFLVLFLHWYAPV
- a CDS encoding amidohydrolase family protein; translation: MTLLAGSIRGPDGFFEGWLRVDDGRIARVGRGPPPSTPDLRGVVVPRPLNAHTHVGDHVARGLAPAGATLADLFEPPHGLKHRVLASTPPEALVEGMRRAISELAASGARAALDFREGGADGVALLAKARAPDAPRVLAFARPPPGSAPGDRRAIREALAESDGLGLSALRDVGIEAARAMAEEARAARQPVALHFSEAERESVEAALDLRPAFVVHGSHMTRDDLARLADDGVPLVVCPRSNLRLAKLVDLATARGAGVRIHLGTDNAMLQTLSPWEEARTLRDAGVAVDLALEALLGPATGFVLAGIDVTPVEEDAPAHLAVLAPQGTDPRAAMLGPSPPVLLGVVGEHP
- a CDS encoding ubiquinone/menaquinone biosynthesis methyltransferase translates to MSRPDDASLATFEDKTQKETFVRGTFDAIAPRYDLLNRVMSMSLDRSWRRAAAALVEPRADGTYLDVGCGTGDLALAVLRRAPGARVVGVDLARAMLVEARRKAPALETAHASALALPFPDRSMDGALDAFVLRNLADLDAFFQEARRVLKPGARLVNLEIGRPRGRVFGPLYRFYFYRVMPRFGRALSGNSTAYQYLADSVKVVETPEAIAERMRRAGFADVRVRSFMRGAVAAIHGRA
- a CDS encoding (2Fe-2S) ferredoxin domain-containing protein, which produces MGDEGLERPYERHVFVCTAGPWCRKDGPVDAIRAILKDGVKEAGLRDEVRVNAAGCLNQCGHGPNLVVYPEGVWYAGVDEEGARRILEEHVKAGRAVEPYRFRPARKGNNKLPWIVEEDRKKKSKE
- a CDS encoding ATP-binding protein, whose amino-acid sequence is MHSKRPLEEPPTVRPTSGDVEMIDRARTALTDGDPDRALTLIDDLTRRYRLKEALFASLPFAVVVTDAAGFVEQMNDAAVKLLPASENEKGRSLLALLHRPRATAEDHPRDQCAAARILEGEKFARSFGDVVRRPGGKTATVTVTGVSVERDGDRAAVFVLQDEENKTDLAVADRLLQASLDAVPLNIAVLDGHGRIAAVNVAWRRFGDENGLALPNYGIGVDYVALCEEATGDGSEDARVVAQGIREILDGRRERWTYEYPCHSPDAERWFVLHAQGVRDTSGQRTIVASHEDVTTSHLAEARLRRLNEALEEHVRQRTRALAAANRDLKAALEELDTFSYSVSHDLRAPLRGIEYMARILREEHTESLDDEALELVDRILAEESRMSLLVDDLLELSRVTRTELHRKDIDLADIARDVVADLRAREPGRVVEVAIPRRLPARGDPVLLRAVMENLIENAWKYTGRVSSARIAVGATETGGERVYHVMDNGVGFEASQAPLLFKAFSRLHPASEFPGTGVGLATVERIIRRHGGRVWAEGRPGGGATFRFTLPAGNGEADGKEPKS
- a CDS encoding thioredoxin family protein; protein product: MATVVENPTETDFDALLREHDVVVIDFSATWCAPCRSYTPKFLRAAREMRRSFPDLRFTFVTVDVDTVPEVARRYGVKSVPTTVVVRERRALFARRKGEAERWSGDRSWPELVRVLTQVFEAASA
- a CDS encoding DUF1614 domain-containing protein → MRAGARLLLALLLATLVAGPAVAQAAPVRVLEPGHFLYFTVRADAPGENFAATGRVQAGPEVRLLVLDAEGFQRFREGKVFKPHLERADVRSFDVRFSVPRAGEWYAVVDHAERRAGLPAEFASLAVYRVAADGARVPLGAGPTDPFNAHFPLATGVEMTWLSLVFLGASLIFLPRKGVAFLSAGALVVVAYFASTLVPGRGVVVHLGFVVAAALLAARHVRVRTNRAADGFRTAFAGSFLGLLVGGDALHILFAPDVVAATAAVGGYLVIGGDGLADGIIAGPVMALALHAADWALATTLAGGFRRSRGPTAPETPVPE